The Methylomusa anaerophila genome has a segment encoding these proteins:
- a CDS encoding YkvA family protein, translating to MITKWLQFKNFTQRLWVLKNNLYVLLLVLKHPRTPGSVKLMAGAAMFYLISPIDIVSDVVPFFGFLDDLVVVPFILAAAINQVPAGILDECRKTAEKYPLRKRLLKWLTIVFIAVVILVTGIYYLVK from the coding sequence ATGATAACCAAGTGGCTGCAATTTAAAAATTTTACCCAAAGGCTGTGGGTGCTTAAAAATAACTTATATGTACTCTTACTGGTTTTAAAACATCCGCGAACACCGGGATCTGTAAAGCTGATGGCCGGGGCAGCGATGTTCTATTTAATTAGTCCGATAGACATCGTCTCGGATGTGGTGCCTTTTTTTGGCTTTTTAGATGATTTAGTCGTAGTGCCGTTTATTTTAGCGGCGGCAATTAATCAGGTTCCGGCCGGAATACTGGACGAATGCCGTAAAACAGCCGAAAAATACCCGCTAAGGAAGAGGCTGCTAAAGTGGTTGACTATTGTATTCATTGCGGTAGTGATTTTGGTGACGGGAATTTATTATCTGGTTAAATAA